One part of the Georgfuchsia toluolica genome encodes these proteins:
- the phaR gene encoding polyhydroxyalkanoate synthesis repressor PhaR, whose amino-acid sequence MAEANRLIKKYPNRRLYDTRTSTYITLVDIKTLVLQNEPFEVVDAKSGEDLTRSILLQIILEEEAGGAPMFTADVLSQMIRFYGNAMQGMLGKYLETNIKAFTDMQTKLKDQARALYGDNAPINNDLWTQFLNFQGPIMQNMMGSYVEQSQKMFQQMQDSVQDQTRKLFGGFPFPNFVLPTQDKNDEKK is encoded by the coding sequence ATGGCCGAGGCAAATCGCCTGATCAAGAAGTATCCGAACCGGCGCCTTTACGACACCAGGACCAGCACCTACATCACACTGGTCGACATCAAGACGCTGGTACTGCAAAACGAGCCGTTCGAGGTTGTCGATGCCAAGAGCGGGGAGGATCTGACACGCAGCATCCTGTTGCAGATCATTCTTGAAGAGGAGGCGGGTGGGGCGCCCATGTTCACCGCTGACGTGCTGTCGCAGATGATTCGTTTCTATGGCAACGCGATGCAGGGCATGCTCGGCAAGTATCTGGAGACCAACATCAAGGCATTCACCGACATGCAGACCAAGCTCAAGGATCAGGCGCGCGCACTGTACGGCGACAATGCCCCGATTAACAACGATCTTTGGACACAGTTCCTCAACTTTCAGGGACCGATCATGCAAAACATGATGGGGTCCTATGTTGAGCAAAGCCAGAAAATGTTCCAGCAGATGCAGGACAGTGTGCAGGACCAGACACGCAAGCTGTTTGGCGGATTTCCCTTTCCCAATTTCGTCCTGCCGACACAGGACAAGAACGACGAAAAGAAGTAG
- the rpmE gene encoding 50S ribosomal protein L31: MKEGIHPNYVEIDVACSCGNQFKTRSTSGKSLHIEVCSNCHPFYTGKQKIVDTAGRVERFRQKYSKKAA; the protein is encoded by the coding sequence ATGAAAGAAGGCATCCACCCGAATTACGTCGAGATCGACGTTGCATGCAGTTGCGGCAATCAGTTCAAGACCCGCTCCACCAGCGGCAAGTCGCTGCATATTGAAGTTTGCTCCAACTGCCATCCGTTCTACACGGGAAAACAGAAGATCGTCGATACCGCCGGTCGCGTTGAACGCTTCCGCCAGAAGTACAGCAAGAAGGCGGCATAA
- a CDS encoding FAD-binding oxidoreductase — MSDLIAALRGAIGATQVLTSADDMAAYLTDWRGRYQGDALCVVRPGTTEEVAQVVHLCNEAKVAMVPQGGNTGLCGGATPCGGEVLISLARLNRVRAVDTDNNTITVEAGCTLHAVQEAAHAAGRLFPLSIASEGSATIGGCLSTNAGGVQVLRYGNARELSLGIEAVLPDGRVWNGLRGLRKDNTGYDLKHLFIGAEGTLGLITAAVLKLFPLPRRRATAWVAVASPAAAVSLLTQLRSDCGDAVTAFELISATALELVMRHIPGSRQPLAAPAAWQVLLELSEFAANNPDVELENSLAKATGVQDAILAQNESQRLALWRLRENISEAQKIEGFSIKHDIAVPVSRIAEFVAAADAAIEKHFPGVRVVCFGHVGDGNLHYNLSMLLGVENAGLIARSHEANLVVHDIVHSLGGSISAEHGLGQLKRDEIKRYKSETEMELMQSIKHVLDSHGLMNPGKML, encoded by the coding sequence ATGAGCGATTTGATCGCTGCGCTGCGTGGCGCCATAGGGGCTACACAGGTATTGACTAGTGCCGATGATATGGCTGCCTATCTCACGGATTGGCGTGGCCGTTATCAAGGCGATGCCTTGTGTGTAGTGCGGCCGGGAACGACCGAAGAGGTCGCGCAGGTAGTGCATCTGTGCAACGAAGCGAAAGTGGCGATGGTGCCGCAGGGCGGCAATACCGGTCTTTGCGGCGGCGCAACGCCCTGTGGTGGAGAAGTGTTGATCAGCCTCGCGCGCTTAAACCGGGTTCGAGCGGTGGACACCGACAACAACACCATCACGGTCGAAGCCGGTTGTACCTTGCATGCGGTGCAGGAGGCGGCGCATGCCGCGGGAAGGCTATTTCCGCTATCAATTGCTTCGGAGGGCAGCGCCACCATTGGCGGCTGCCTCTCGACCAATGCGGGGGGGGTTCAGGTGCTGCGTTATGGCAATGCGCGCGAGTTGTCGCTGGGGATTGAAGCCGTGCTGCCCGATGGCCGGGTCTGGAATGGCTTGCGCGGACTGCGCAAGGACAATACCGGTTACGACCTGAAGCATCTTTTCATCGGTGCCGAAGGCACGCTCGGCCTGATCACCGCCGCTGTGCTCAAGTTGTTTCCGCTGCCGCGCCGTCGGGCGACGGCCTGGGTGGCGGTCGCAAGCCCTGCCGCGGCAGTTTCGTTGTTGACGCAGCTGCGTTCTGACTGCGGCGACGCGGTCACCGCCTTCGAATTGATCAGCGCCACAGCGCTGGAACTGGTTATGCGTCACATCCCCGGATCACGCCAACCTTTGGCAGCGCCCGCCGCTTGGCAGGTGCTGCTGGAGTTATCGGAATTTGCCGCCAACAATCCGGATGTCGAACTGGAGAATAGCCTGGCAAAAGCCACCGGGGTGCAGGATGCGATACTGGCGCAGAACGAATCGCAGCGCCTGGCCTTGTGGCGCTTGCGCGAGAACATCTCAGAGGCGCAGAAGATTGAGGGATTTTCGATCAAGCACGATATCGCCGTACCCGTATCGCGTATCGCCGAGTTCGTGGCGGCAGCCGATGCAGCAATCGAAAAACATTTTCCCGGTGTGCGCGTGGTGTGCTTTGGACATGTCGGTGACGGCAATCTGCACTACAACCTGTCGATGCTCCTGGGCGTCGAGAACGCCGGATTGATCGCACGCAGCCACGAGGCAAACCTTGTCGTGCACGACATCGTGCATAGCCTTGGCGGCTCGATTTCCGCTGAGCACGGCCTCGGGCAACTCAAGCGCGACGAGATCAAGCGCTACAAGAGCGAGACCGAAATGGAACTGATGCAATCGATCAAGCACGTGCTGGATTCGCACGGTCTCATGAACCCCGGCAAGATGCTCTGA
- a CDS encoding beta-ketoacyl-ACP reductase: MSGKKVALVTGGMGGLGTAICKALAQSGFTVVANCLPGFPPKDEWLQKTQAEGFDFHIGEADVCDYEACAAMVKKIESELGPIDVLVNNAGITRDGMFRKMDKSQWDAVLSTNLDSVFNVTHQVLDGMVQRGWGRVINISSVNGVKGQIGQANYAAAKAGILGFTKAVAQEVAKKGVTVNAIAPGYIGTDMVMAIKPEVRDAITATIPVGRLGRPEEIGGLCAYLASDLAAYITGATLNINGGLHMS; the protein is encoded by the coding sequence ATGTCCGGTAAAAAAGTCGCACTGGTAACGGGTGGAATGGGTGGTTTGGGAACGGCGATCTGCAAGGCGCTGGCTCAGAGCGGCTTTACTGTGGTGGCAAACTGCCTTCCTGGTTTTCCGCCAAAAGACGAGTGGCTGCAAAAAACGCAAGCCGAAGGTTTCGATTTCCATATTGGCGAAGCGGATGTTTGCGACTATGAGGCCTGCGCCGCGATGGTGAAGAAAATCGAGAGCGAGCTAGGCCCCATCGATGTACTGGTCAACAATGCCGGCATTACACGCGACGGCATGTTCCGCAAGATGGACAAGAGCCAATGGGATGCAGTGTTGTCCACCAATCTTGATTCCGTGTTCAATGTCACGCACCAGGTGCTGGATGGCATGGTGCAACGGGGCTGGGGCCGGGTCATCAATATTTCTTCGGTGAACGGGGTGAAAGGCCAGATCGGTCAGGCCAATTATGCGGCGGCCAAGGCCGGCATACTTGGATTTACCAAGGCAGTCGCCCAGGAAGTGGCCAAAAAAGGCGTTACCGTGAATGCCATTGCGCCGGGCTATATCGGTACCGACATGGTGATGGCGATCAAGCCCGAAGTGCGCGACGCGATTACCGCGACGATCCCGGTCGGCCGACTCGGCAGGCCAGAGGAGATCGGCGGGCTATGCGCCTACCTGGCTTCCGATCTGGCCGCTTACATTACCGGCGCCACGTTGAATATCAATGGCGGCCTGCATATGTCCTGA
- the phbB gene encoding acetoacetyl-CoA reductase — MQRVALVTGGMGGLGEAVCIKLAALGYKGVTTYSPSNTKAKDWLKSMNSRGYNFNAYPCDVVDFDSCRECVTKVGNDLGPVDVLVNNAGITRDMTFKKMTPKDWDIVIRTNLYSVFNMTKQVLDGMIERGWGRVINISSVNAQKGAFGQTNYSSAKAGMHGFTKALALEVAKRGVTVNTISPGYIGTRMVTAIPREVLDNKILPQIPMSRLGKPEEVAGLVAYLASEEAAFVHGANISINGGQHMY, encoded by the coding sequence ATGCAGCGCGTAGCATTGGTAACAGGTGGTATGGGTGGGCTGGGAGAAGCGGTCTGTATCAAGCTGGCGGCGCTTGGCTACAAGGGAGTGACGACCTACAGTCCGAGCAACACCAAAGCCAAGGACTGGCTGAAGTCGATGAACAGCCGGGGCTACAACTTCAATGCCTACCCCTGCGATGTCGTCGATTTCGATTCCTGCCGCGAGTGCGTGACCAAGGTGGGAAATGATCTTGGCCCGGTGGATGTGCTGGTCAATAATGCCGGCATCACGCGCGACATGACATTCAAGAAAATGACACCAAAGGACTGGGATATCGTCATTCGCACCAATCTTTATTCCGTCTTCAACATGACCAAGCAGGTCCTGGACGGCATGATCGAGCGCGGCTGGGGTCGGGTGATTAATATTTCCTCGGTGAACGCCCAGAAGGGGGCTTTCGGCCAGACCAATTATTCATCGGCAAAAGCAGGCATGCACGGTTTCACCAAGGCACTGGCGCTCGAAGTCGCCAAGCGTGGCGTCACCGTCAACACGATTTCGCCGGGCTATATCGGCACCCGTATGGTCACGGCAATCCCGCGCGAGGTGCTCGACAACAAAATACTGCCGCAAATCCCGATGTCGCGCCTGGGCAAGCCGGAAGAGGTCGCCGGCCTGGTCGCCTATCTTGCCTCCGAAGAAGCTGCCTTTGTCCATGGCGCGAACATTTCGATCAATGGCGGCCAGCACATGTACTGA
- a CDS encoding ArnT family glycosyltransferase, which yields MLALICAVYLLAGTIGHDPWKTDDAVHLGIAWEFAGHGDWLNPRIGVEAVPGIAPLYHWCAALLGKALSFMLPFHDAARLASALFGALLLLGLVWTACTLVQGNEAAWPAPILAIGTLGLLLPIHDAQPAIALLAAQAFTYAGVALMRSKPLAGALTSALAVGAGLWSGGLLSLWVLLPPFLFALLHPDWHTRRALLAAVTGLILGIAIGGLWPLLLYWQSPGQLTGWWNGELARFDIFHDGEYRLRDHLELISWFVWPILPIALWSVWIKRDALNDASVLLPLVGSVFSFVEFFLLADPKPLPSLPLIVPLALLALPGAQRLRRGAANALDWFGIMTFTLLAGLIWLGGVAIATGAPARVAKNFYKAEPGFIGHLSIPAFIAAGLLTVAWAWILFGLPRSPWRSATRWAAGLTLMWGLITTLWLPWVDFAKTYRPVALSLSKVLGSNGKCVASRDVGLAQKASLRYFIGLATDPIDKNDSCPWLLIQGASGKEPELKGMKKTWEGNRGGDKSERLRLYRRN from the coding sequence ATGCTGGCGCTGATTTGCGCCGTTTACCTGCTGGCAGGCACGATCGGCCACGATCCCTGGAAGACCGACGATGCCGTTCATCTCGGCATTGCCTGGGAATTCGCCGGCCACGGCGACTGGTTGAACCCGCGTATCGGCGTGGAAGCCGTACCCGGCATTGCACCGCTGTATCACTGGTGTGCAGCGTTGCTCGGCAAGGCGCTGTCATTCATGCTGCCATTTCACGATGCCGCACGACTGGCTTCGGCCTTGTTTGGCGCCTTGCTGCTGCTTGGCCTGGTATGGACCGCCTGTACGCTTGTGCAGGGTAACGAAGCCGCCTGGCCGGCACCGATTCTTGCCATTGGCACCCTGGGTCTGCTGTTGCCAATCCATGATGCACAACCTGCAATCGCACTGCTGGCGGCACAGGCCTTCACTTATGCGGGTGTTGCATTGATGCGCAGCAAGCCGCTGGCAGGTGCTCTGACCAGCGCCCTGGCCGTGGGGGCAGGGCTGTGGAGCGGTGGCCTGCTTTCACTGTGGGTCCTGCTGCCACCCTTTCTATTCGCGCTGTTGCATCCCGACTGGCATACGCGTCGTGCATTGCTTGCCGCAGTGACCGGGTTGATTCTCGGTATCGCCATTGGCGGACTTTGGCCACTGCTGCTGTACTGGCAATCTCCCGGCCAACTGACCGGGTGGTGGAACGGCGAACTGGCGCGCTTCGACATTTTCCATGATGGCGAATATCGGCTGCGGGATCATTTAGAACTCATCTCCTGGTTCGTCTGGCCGATCCTGCCGATTGCGCTCTGGTCAGTGTGGATAAAACGCGATGCATTGAATGATGCATCGGTGTTGTTGCCGCTGGTGGGCAGCGTATTTTCCTTCGTCGAATTCTTTCTGCTCGCCGATCCGAAGCCGCTGCCTTCGCTACCCCTGATTGTGCCGCTCGCATTGCTTGCCTTGCCCGGTGCACAACGGTTGCGGCGCGGCGCTGCCAATGCGCTGGACTGGTTCGGCATCATGACTTTCACGCTGCTGGCAGGCCTGATCTGGCTCGGTGGCGTTGCCATCGCCACCGGCGCTCCCGCCCGCGTGGCGAAAAACTTCTACAAGGCCGAACCCGGTTTCATCGGCCATTTGTCGATTCCCGCCTTCATTGCTGCCGGGCTGCTGACCGTTGCTTGGGCTTGGATACTTTTTGGTCTGCCGCGCTCGCCGTGGCGTAGCGCTACGCGCTGGGCGGCTGGCCTCACGCTGATGTGGGGCTTGATCACGACACTGTGGCTGCCCTGGGTAGACTTCGCCAAGACTTATCGTCCGGTGGCACTCTCGCTGAGCAAGGTGCTGGGTAGCAATGGGAAGTGCGTTGCCAGCAGGGATGTCGGCCTCGCACAGAAGGCCTCGCTGCGCTATTTCATCGGACTCGCCACCGATCCGATCGATAAAAACGATTCTTGCCCGTGGCTGCTGATCCAGGGCGCTAGCGGCAAGGAACCCGAACTCAAGGGGATGAAGAAGACCTGGGAAGGCAATCGCGGCGGCGACAAGAGCGAACGATTGCGTCTTTACCGGCGCAACTAG
- a CDS encoding patatin-like phospholipase family protein encodes MTPKLGLVLGSGSARGWAHIGVLRELAAAGYSPDIVCGCSIGAFVGAAYANGDLDKLEHWVRSLTWQEVLTLLDVSLIGGLIKGDKLIAFFERHFVDRNFPDLPLPFACVATDLATGHEVWLREGSVAAAVRASIALPGLFRPVARDGQLLVDGGLVNPVPVSLARTLGADVVIAVDLGSDIVGKALRKNGQNESFLSSLKQNLVQRFGLGELDELPSLVSVLTTSIHIMQTRIARSRLAGEPADVLLSPRLAHLALMDYHRANEAISEGRETVKRMLPAIQSVLPR; translated from the coding sequence ATGACGCCAAAACTTGGTCTGGTGCTCGGCTCGGGTTCGGCGCGTGGCTGGGCGCACATCGGCGTGCTTCGGGAACTGGCCGCGGCTGGCTATTCTCCTGACATTGTTTGCGGATGTTCGATTGGCGCCTTCGTCGGCGCTGCCTATGCCAATGGCGATCTCGACAAGCTGGAACACTGGGTTCGATCGCTCACCTGGCAGGAAGTTCTGACGCTGCTTGACGTCAGCCTCATCGGAGGTTTGATCAAGGGCGACAAGCTGATCGCATTCTTCGAGCGCCATTTCGTCGATCGCAATTTTCCGGATCTGCCACTGCCTTTCGCCTGCGTCGCAACGGACCTTGCCACGGGCCATGAAGTCTGGCTGCGCGAAGGTTCGGTCGCTGCGGCCGTACGCGCCTCGATTGCCCTGCCGGGACTTTTCAGACCGGTTGCGCGCGACGGACAATTGCTGGTGGATGGCGGTTTGGTGAATCCGGTGCCAGTATCGCTGGCACGTACGCTGGGAGCCGATGTCGTGATTGCCGTCGACCTCGGCTCGGATATCGTCGGCAAGGCCTTGCGCAAGAACGGACAGAATGAATCCTTCTTGAGCAGCTTGAAGCAAAACCTTGTTCAGCGGTTTGGGCTTGGCGAACTGGACGAGCTTCCTTCTCTGGTCAGTGTGCTTACCACCAGCATCCATATCATGCAGACCCGTATCGCCCGCAGCCGCCTGGCCGGAGAACCGGCCGACGTGCTGCTATCGCCGCGCCTCGCCCATCTCGCCCTGATGGACTACCATCGTGCCAATGAAGCCATCAGTGAAGGACGCGAAACGGTGAAACGCATGTTGCCGGCCATTCAATCAGTGCTGCCGCGATGA
- a CDS encoding PHA/PHB synthase family protein yields MSAVPDPFGVMQQLLQAGQMFASSASLGKDSSSSPETGAALSEQTSLIGREWLARHAELWNAMIKEPTTLKPLSEVPGYVAGDRRFTGSAWSESTIYDYWRRAYLLNSHYLKELSADTPVMDGRARERFDFLLRQYVDALSPANFAATNPEFVKKAIATKGESIQRAVGNLIRDIEQGSITTTDKTAFVVGKNLATTAGKVVFENELFQLLQYAPLTDKVAERPLLMVPPCINKYYILDLQEHNSFVRHAVEQGNTVFMISWCNPGAAQGKLTWDDYIEKGVLKAIELAHDIGKSDKINVLGFCVGGTMLCTALAVAAARGETPAHSLTLLASLLDFSVPGDLGCFIDENMIAAWEQQIGTGGIFPGRAMAGVFSSLRANDMIWQYVVGSYLKGEEPAAFDLLYWNADPTNLPGPFLVWYLRNMYLENNLRIPNKLHVCGVDVDLEQIDIPTFVLATREDHIVPWQSAFRSTQLLKGEVTFTLGASGHIAGVINSARVNKRSYWQGNSDATDSEQWLAGASEIKGSWWNSWSEWLQARSGKSIPARKRLGNVRHKPLANAPGNYVLGKCE; encoded by the coding sequence ATGTCCGCAGTTCCAGATCCGTTCGGCGTGATGCAGCAGTTGCTGCAGGCAGGGCAGATGTTCGCGTCGTCCGCAAGCTTGGGGAAGGATTCTTCGTCATCTCCGGAAACTGGTGCCGCATTGTCGGAACAGACTTCCCTTATCGGCCGCGAATGGCTGGCGCGTCATGCCGAACTATGGAATGCCATGATCAAGGAACCCACAACGCTGAAGCCCTTGTCCGAAGTGCCTGGTTATGTAGCCGGTGATCGCCGCTTTACGGGTAGCGCCTGGTCGGAGAGTACCATTTATGATTACTGGCGCCGCGCCTATCTGCTGAATTCCCATTATTTGAAGGAGCTCTCCGCCGATACGCCGGTCATGGATGGGCGGGCGCGTGAGCGTTTCGATTTTTTGTTGCGGCAATATGTCGACGCCTTGTCGCCGGCGAATTTCGCCGCCACCAATCCGGAGTTTGTCAAGAAGGCAATTGCCACCAAAGGCGAGAGCATCCAGCGTGCAGTCGGTAACCTGATCCGCGATATCGAACAGGGTTCGATTACTACCACCGATAAAACCGCCTTCGTTGTTGGCAAAAACCTGGCAACAACAGCGGGCAAGGTGGTGTTTGAAAATGAATTGTTTCAGTTGCTGCAATATGCGCCATTGACGGACAAAGTCGCCGAGCGGCCGCTGCTGATGGTTCCGCCCTGCATCAACAAGTACTACATCCTTGATCTGCAGGAACACAATTCCTTTGTGCGCCATGCCGTCGAGCAGGGCAATACGGTATTCATGATTTCATGGTGCAATCCAGGCGCAGCCCAAGGGAAATTGACTTGGGACGACTACATTGAGAAGGGAGTGCTCAAAGCGATCGAGCTTGCACACGACATCGGCAAGAGCGACAAGATCAACGTGCTGGGGTTCTGCGTGGGCGGCACCATGCTTTGCACGGCGTTGGCCGTTGCGGCGGCGCGCGGCGAAACTCCGGCCCATTCGCTGACATTACTGGCATCTTTGCTCGATTTTTCCGTTCCCGGCGACCTCGGTTGTTTCATTGATGAAAACATGATTGCCGCCTGGGAACAGCAGATTGGCACGGGCGGCATATTCCCGGGCCGGGCAATGGCAGGGGTGTTTTCCAGCCTGCGTGCCAACGACATGATTTGGCAATACGTGGTTGGCAGCTATCTCAAGGGCGAAGAACCCGCAGCTTTCGATCTGCTCTACTGGAATGCCGACCCGACGAATCTGCCGGGTCCATTTCTGGTCTGGTATCTGCGCAATATGTATCTTGAAAACAATTTGCGCATACCCAACAAGCTGCATGTCTGCGGCGTTGATGTTGATCTGGAGCAGATCGATATCCCGACCTTCGTGCTTGCCACCCGCGAAGACCATATCGTGCCGTGGCAGTCGGCGTTCCGTTCCACGCAACTGCTCAAGGGTGAAGTCACTTTTACGCTCGGCGCGTCCGGCCACATCGCCGGTGTCATCAATTCCGCGCGCGTCAACAAGCGCAGCTATTGGCAAGGGAACAGCGACGCCACCGACAGCGAACAATGGCTTGCCGGAGCAAGTGAAATCAAGGGTAGCTGGTGGAATTCATGGAGCGAATGGTTACAGGCGCGTAGCGGCAAGAGCATTCCCGCGCGCAAGCGGCTCGGCAATGTCCGGCACAAGCCACTTGCCAATGCCCCCGGGAATTATGTGCTGGGGAAGTGCGAATGA
- the rimO gene encoding 30S ribosomal protein S12 methylthiotransferase RimO — translation MPKIRKAASPSVGFISLGCPKATSDSEQILTRLRAEGYEISATYAGADLVVVNTCGFIDAAVEESLDTIGEALAENGKVIVTGCLGAKGDIVRQTHPQVLAVTGPHAAQEVMNAVHAHLPPLHDPFVDLVPPQGIRLTPSHYAYLKISEGCNHRCSFCIIPSLRGDLVSRPIGDVLREAENLANAGVKELLVISQDTSAYGVDVKYRTGFWGGRPVKTRLLELCQALSELGIWIRLHYVYPYPNVDDLIPLMAEGKILPYLDVPFQHASARILKLMKRPASAEKVLDRIAAWRSEVPELTIRSTFITGFPGETEAEFNELLDFLDEAQLDRVGAFAYSPVKGASANELPGAVVEEIREERRMRLMQHQEDISTQRLETRIGKTMTVLVDDIEEDGAVARSMGDAPEIDGLVYITDGENIDIGEFVEVEVTDCDVHDLYARLV, via the coding sequence ATGCCGAAAATCAGAAAAGCCGCATCTCCTTCGGTAGGTTTCATATCGCTCGGCTGTCCCAAGGCTACTTCCGACTCGGAGCAGATCCTGACTCGTCTGCGCGCGGAAGGCTATGAAATTTCGGCCACGTATGCAGGCGCCGATCTTGTCGTCGTCAACACCTGCGGCTTCATTGATGCTGCGGTCGAGGAATCGCTCGATACCATAGGTGAGGCGTTGGCCGAAAATGGCAAGGTCATTGTCACCGGCTGTCTTGGCGCCAAGGGCGATATCGTGCGGCAGACGCATCCACAGGTGCTGGCTGTCACCGGCCCGCATGCGGCCCAGGAAGTAATGAATGCGGTGCATGCCCACCTGCCACCGTTGCATGATCCCTTTGTCGATCTGGTACCGCCGCAGGGCATTCGCCTGACGCCATCGCACTATGCCTACTTGAAGATTTCCGAGGGCTGCAATCACCGTTGCAGTTTCTGCATCATTCCCTCGTTGCGCGGCGACCTGGTCAGCCGTCCCATCGGCGATGTGCTGCGCGAAGCGGAAAATCTTGCCAATGCAGGTGTCAAGGAGTTGCTGGTGATCTCCCAGGACACCAGCGCCTATGGTGTCGATGTGAAATACCGCACCGGCTTCTGGGGCGGCCGGCCGGTCAAGACCAGATTGCTGGAACTATGCCAGGCGCTGAGCGAACTCGGTATCTGGATAAGGTTGCACTACGTATATCCTTATCCGAATGTCGACGACCTGATCCCGCTGATGGCCGAGGGCAAAATCCTGCCCTATCTCGACGTGCCGTTCCAGCACGCCAGCGCGCGCATCCTCAAGCTGATGAAGCGCCCGGCCTCCGCCGAAAAGGTGCTGGACCGTATCGCCGCCTGGCGGAGCGAGGTACCCGAGCTCACCATTCGCAGCACTTTTATCACCGGCTTCCCGGGAGAAACAGAAGCCGAATTCAATGAGCTTCTGGATTTCCTTGATGAGGCACAGCTCGACCGCGTCGGCGCCTTTGCTTATTCACCCGTCAAAGGGGCGTCCGCCAACGAATTGCCGGGAGCGGTGGTGGAGGAAATACGGGAAGAGCGGCGCATGCGCCTGATGCAACATCAGGAAGACATCAGCACGCAGCGGCTCGAAACGCGAATCGGCAAGACGATGACCGTCCTTGTCGATGACATCGAGGAGGACGGTGCGGTGGCGCGCTCGATGGGCGACGCACCGGAAATCGACGGACTCGTATACATCACGGACGGGGAAAATATCGACATCGGCGAGTTCGTTGAAGTCGAAGTGACCGATTGCGATGTGCACGACCTCTATGCAAGGTTGGTATGA